A portion of the Microcoleus sp. bin38.metabat.b11b12b14.051 genome contains these proteins:
- a CDS encoding DEAD/DEAH box helicase, whose protein sequence is MNLLFEGLGLSEELVLHLETLGFTEPTPIQVQAIPHLLAGRDVVGQAQTGTGKTAAFSLPILERIDLDVTAVQALVLTPTRELAMQVTEAIRDLSGISSDGPVKVGRSLQVLTVYGGQSIDRQMQRLKRGVHIVVGTPGRILDMLSRGSLKLDKVQWLVLDEADEMLSMGFIQDVEKILDAAPKDRQTAFFSATMEASIRKLVARHLRNPVNVTVEQPKATPKRISQGVYMIPRGWSKARALQPILEMEDPESALIFVRTRQSAAELTSQLQAAGHSVDEYHGNLNQAQRERLLHRFRQCQVRWVVATDIAARGLDVDHLTHVINYDLPDSVESYVHRIGRTGRAGREGTAITLIQPVDRRKLRLIERHVRSSLTVRNIPTRAQIEARQLEKMQGKVREALAGERMASFLPLVSQLSEEYDAHAIAAAALQMAFDQSRPAWMGADYAQQEDPPIGGENSVKPILIKKRAKTGAPTNSVGSSVPAPVPQNS, encoded by the coding sequence ATGAATTTATTGTTTGAAGGCTTGGGTCTTTCGGAAGAACTCGTTCTCCATCTGGAAACACTCGGCTTTACAGAACCTACTCCCATCCAAGTACAAGCAATTCCGCACCTGCTAGCAGGCCGCGACGTTGTAGGACAAGCCCAAACTGGAACGGGCAAAACAGCAGCATTCTCGTTGCCCATCTTGGAGCGGATTGATTTAGATGTAACTGCGGTACAAGCATTGGTACTGACGCCGACTCGCGAATTGGCGATGCAGGTAACTGAAGCTATCCGCGATTTGAGCGGGATCAGCAGCGACGGCCCGGTAAAAGTGGGTCGCTCCTTGCAAGTTCTGACGGTATACGGCGGTCAATCGATCGATCGCCAAATGCAGCGTTTGAAGCGCGGCGTTCACATCGTTGTCGGTACACCCGGACGCATCTTAGATATGCTCAGCCGCGGCAGCCTGAAACTAGACAAGGTACAGTGGCTAGTTTTGGACGAAGCTGACGAAATGCTGAGCATGGGCTTTATCCAAGATGTGGAAAAAATCTTGGATGCTGCACCAAAAGACCGTCAAACAGCATTTTTCTCGGCGACGATGGAAGCTTCCATTCGGAAATTGGTAGCGCGGCATTTGCGTAACCCAGTCAACGTCACCGTAGAACAGCCAAAAGCAACACCGAAGCGCATCAGCCAAGGCGTGTACATGATTCCCCGCGGCTGGTCGAAAGCAAGAGCTTTGCAGCCAATTCTAGAAATGGAAGACCCAGAATCTGCATTGATTTTTGTGCGGACGCGGCAGTCGGCGGCGGAACTTACCAGCCAACTGCAAGCAGCAGGCCACAGCGTTGATGAGTATCACGGTAATTTGAATCAGGCACAGCGGGAACGCTTGCTGCATCGGTTCCGTCAATGTCAAGTCCGCTGGGTAGTGGCGACTGATATTGCGGCACGAGGTTTGGACGTGGATCACTTGACTCACGTAATTAACTACGATTTGCCCGATAGCGTAGAAAGCTACGTTCACCGGATCGGACGCACGGGCCGCGCTGGCCGCGAAGGAACTGCGATCACGCTGATTCAACCAGTCGATCGTCGCAAATTGCGCTTGATTGAACGCCACGTGCGATCGAGCTTGACTGTACGAAACATTCCGACACGCGCGCAAATTGAAGCGCGTCAGTTGGAAAAGATGCAGGGTAAAGTTCGCGAAGCTTTGGCTGGCGAACGGATGGCATCTTTCTTACCTCTGGTGTCTCAGTTGTCCGAAGAGTACGACGCCCACGCGATCGCGGCTGCTGCTTTGCAAATGGCCTTCGATCAAAGCCGTCCGGCTTGGATGGGTGCTGATTACGCTCAACAAGAAGATCCCCCGATTGGTGGAGAAAACAGCGTCAAGCCAATCTTGATCAAGAAGCGGGCTAAGACTGGTGCCCCGACCAATTCTGTGGGTTCGAGCGTTCCTGCTCCCGTTCCTCAGAACAGCTAA
- a CDS encoding Coenzyme F420 hydrogenase/dehydrogenase, beta subunit C-terminal domain, which produces MTATDSTKHQKSKALKPGSRRPAKELCSECGLCDTYYIHYVKKACAFLTQHIAELEEEIHGRSRNLDNPDDWYFGVSQNMMAAKKKEPIEGAQWTGIVSSIAIEMLEKGIVEGVVCVQNTKEDRFQPMPIIARNREEILAAKVNKPTLSPNLSVLEQIEKSGMKRLLVIGVGCQIQALRTVEKELGLEKLYVLGTPCVDNVSRAGLQKFLDTTSRSPETVVSYEFMQDFNVHFKHEDGSTEKVPFFGLNTKELKDVFAPSCLSCFDYVNSLADLVVGYMGAPFGWQWIVVRNDTGQEMLDLVTDQLNTQPVMSQGNRKEAVQQSIPAYEKGVTLPMWAAKLMGVFIERIGPKGLEYARFSIDSHFTRNYLYVKRNYPEKLEAHVPEYAKRIVGQYKLPDV; this is translated from the coding sequence ATGACCGCAACAGATTCGACTAAACACCAAAAATCTAAAGCCCTGAAACCGGGCAGCCGCCGCCCCGCGAAAGAACTTTGCAGCGAGTGCGGTTTGTGCGATACATATTACATCCATTATGTCAAGAAAGCTTGCGCTTTCTTAACTCAGCATATTGCAGAACTAGAAGAAGAGATTCACGGGCGATCGCGCAATCTCGACAATCCCGATGATTGGTACTTCGGCGTCAGTCAAAATATGATGGCTGCTAAGAAAAAAGAACCCATTGAGGGCGCTCAGTGGACGGGAATTGTCAGCTCAATCGCGATCGAAATGCTAGAAAAAGGCATTGTTGAAGGTGTTGTCTGCGTCCAAAATACTAAAGAAGACCGCTTTCAACCGATGCCAATAATTGCCAGAAACCGCGAAGAAATTCTCGCAGCAAAAGTCAACAAACCAACTCTATCTCCCAACCTTTCAGTATTGGAACAAATCGAAAAGTCGGGGATGAAGCGGCTGTTAGTGATTGGCGTCGGCTGTCAAATTCAAGCCTTGCGTACAGTCGAAAAAGAACTGGGTTTAGAAAAACTCTATGTTCTCGGAACTCCCTGTGTCGATAATGTCAGCCGCGCGGGCTTGCAGAAATTCCTAGATACGACTAGCCGTTCTCCTGAAACGGTGGTGTCTTACGAGTTTATGCAAGACTTCAACGTTCACTTCAAACACGAAGATGGTTCTACGGAAAAAGTGCCATTTTTCGGATTGAATACTAAGGAATTGAAAGATGTTTTTGCTCCTTCTTGTTTGAGCTGTTTTGATTATGTTAATTCCTTAGCAGATTTAGTTGTGGGCTACATGGGCGCACCTTTTGGCTGGCAGTGGATTGTGGTACGCAATGACACCGGGCAAGAGATGTTAGACTTGGTAACGGATCAGCTAAACACTCAGCCGGTGATGTCTCAGGGAAATAGAAAAGAGGCTGTTCAGCAAAGTATTCCGGCTTATGAAAAAGGTGTGACTTTGCCGATGTGGGCGGCGAAGTTGATGGGGGTTTTTATTGAGAGAATTGGGCCGAAGGGTTTGGAATATGCCCGTTTTTCGATTGATTCTCATTTCACTCGCAATTATTTGTATGTGAAGCGGAATTACCCGGAGAAGTTGGAGGCTCATGTGCCGGAATATGCTAAGCGGATTGTGGGACAATATAAGTTACCAGATGTGTAA
- a CDS encoding DUF2237 domain-containing protein has protein sequence MVTEATNVLGGKLETCCTSPMTGYYRDGKCNTGGGDLGAHTVCAQVTEEFLKYTKRMGNDLSTPVPDFKFPGLKPGDCWCLCASRWKEAMDAGCAPRVVLSATHVLTLEYVSLDELKEHAADL, from the coding sequence ATGGTGACGGAAGCGACAAATGTGCTGGGCGGAAAATTAGAAACCTGCTGCACATCACCGATGACAGGATATTATCGGGACGGTAAATGCAATACGGGCGGCGGCGATTTGGGCGCTCACACCGTTTGCGCGCAAGTGACAGAAGAGTTTTTGAAGTACACAAAAAGAATGGGAAACGATTTGAGTACCCCCGTTCCAGATTTTAAATTTCCGGGCTTGAAACCAGGAGATTGTTGGTGTTTGTGTGCTTCGCGCTGGAAGGAAGCAATGGATGCTGGATGTGCGCCCCGTGTGGTTTTGTCGGCGACTCATGTCTTAACTTTGGAATACGTTTCTTTGGACGAATTGAAGGAACACGCTGCTGATTTGTAG
- a CDS encoding GNAT family N-acetyltransferase has translation MKIRTYEIGDTEKIVKLFYDTVHEVNIRDYTTAQVEAWAPAEADIQIWMQSLSNKCTFVAEEGDTIAGFGELETNGHIDRFYCHKDFQRQGIGKLILTQIESKAQELGLKKLFTEASITARSFFESQGFMVIKKQEVERRGQKFINFAMGKNI, from the coding sequence ATGAAAATCCGAACCTACGAAATCGGCGACACCGAAAAAATTGTGAAACTTTTCTACGACACCGTACACGAAGTAAATATCCGCGATTACACCACAGCCCAAGTAGAGGCTTGGGCGCCAGCAGAGGCCGATATTCAAATTTGGATGCAAAGTTTAAGCAATAAATGTACCTTTGTCGCCGAAGAAGGGGATACAATCGCAGGTTTTGGAGAATTAGAAACAAACGGCCATATCGATCGCTTTTACTGCCACAAAGACTTTCAAAGACAAGGAATTGGTAAGCTAATTTTAACACAAATTGAGTCAAAAGCCCAAGAGTTAGGACTTAAAAAGTTATTTACCGAAGCCAGCATTACAGCTCGATCTTTTTTTGAATCCCAGGGATTTATGGTGATTAAGAAGCAAGAAGTAGAACGGAGAGGGCAAAAATTTATCAACTTTGCAATGGGAAAAAATATATAA
- a CDS encoding TetR/AcrR family transcriptional regulator — translation MPKIVDRELYRKELLNKSFELFAEKGYSSVTMREIALGIGVSTGTLYHYFPSKESLFEQLIEYLSYEDTKEEALAEFGNPPTLGEKIDKLMEYLCKKEDYMLKDMLITFDFCKHKTRKEIENNQALQQAGKRYKEAVFCYLGIADPAVAVFIINYIDGLVARRFYQGESISFSEQSTLLKEMLLAYLEKKQGQI, via the coding sequence ATGCCAAAGATAGTTGACCGCGAATTGTACCGCAAAGAACTGCTGAACAAAAGTTTTGAACTCTTTGCCGAAAAAGGCTATTCCTCCGTAACAATGCGCGAAATTGCCTTGGGAATCGGAGTTTCTACAGGCACGCTTTACCACTATTTCCCGAGTAAAGAAAGTCTGTTCGAGCAGTTAATTGAATACTTGAGTTACGAAGATACCAAAGAAGAAGCCCTGGCAGAATTCGGAAATCCACCAACATTAGGAGAAAAAATCGATAAACTGATGGAATATCTCTGTAAAAAAGAGGATTATATGCTCAAGGATATGTTGATTACTTTTGATTTCTGTAAGCACAAAACCCGCAAAGAGATTGAGAATAATCAGGCACTTCAGCAAGCAGGAAAGCGTTATAAAGAAGCCGTTTTTTGCTACTTGGGTATCGCAGATCCAGCAGTGGCTGTATTTATTATCAACTATATTGATGGATTGGTAGCAAGAAGGTTCTATCAAGGTGAAAGTATATCTTTTTCAGAACAATCAACATTATTAAAAGAAATGCTGCTGGCTTATTTAGAAAAAAAACAAGGTCAAATTTAG
- a CDS encoding HlyD family efflux transporter periplasmic adaptor subunit has product MNFQFFIKPKNKLVIGLVIAGAAISVGTSLYGISQFGSLAKNAEPLPVETPPPRKITALGRLEPVGEVIRLGVSQALDGDRVAKLLVKEGDRVKAGQSIAILDAGDRLKSALDEAKEKVKVAEANLAKVKAGAKSGELAAQSATIGKLKAEFQGNQAAQQATVDRLQAQWEGEKTAQQATINRITAQWQGERKAQTATISRITAQWQGEKTGQTAAINKLKAESNNAETEYLRHKELVAEGAISQSVMDSKRLALETTRQQVKESEANLSRINNTAKQQLEEAEANLARINSTAIQQLNEAEANLARINSTAKQQLNEAEANLDRIKNSGSEQLKEAQATLDKIGEVRPVDIQAAQTEINSAIAQVKRAQTELNQAYIRTPNPGKILKIHTRAGEKISDDGIADVGETQQMVVVAEVYQTDISKIKLGQKATVTSQAFVGELPGTVQEIGLKVSKQNVFSNQPGENLDSRVVEVKIHLNAEASKQVAGLTNLQVQVAIKN; this is encoded by the coding sequence ATGAATTTTCAATTTTTCATTAAGCCTAAAAATAAATTGGTCATCGGATTGGTAATTGCTGGTGCTGCGATTAGTGTCGGTACAAGTCTTTACGGGATTTCTCAGTTTGGATCTTTAGCTAAAAATGCTGAACCTTTGCCCGTAGAAACGCCACCGCCCAGGAAAATCACGGCATTGGGAAGATTGGAACCGGTGGGCGAAGTGATACGGTTGGGCGTTTCGCAGGCGTTGGATGGCGATCGCGTGGCGAAGCTGTTAGTCAAAGAGGGCGATCGCGTCAAAGCGGGGCAGTCGATCGCGATTTTGGATGCGGGCGATCGGCTAAAATCTGCTTTAGACGAAGCCAAAGAAAAAGTCAAAGTTGCTGAAGCCAATTTAGCCAAGGTAAAAGCCGGGGCGAAGTCGGGAGAACTTGCAGCACAATCTGCCACAATTGGCAAGCTAAAGGCGGAATTTCAAGGAAATCAAGCGGCGCAACAAGCAACAGTCGATCGACTGCAAGCGCAGTGGGAAGGCGAAAAAACCGCACAGCAAGCAACCATCAATAGAATAACCGCACAATGGCAAGGCGAAAGGAAAGCGCAAACAGCAACAATCAGCAGAATAACTGCACAGTGGCAAGGAGAAAAAACAGGACAAACCGCCGCAATCAACAAATTAAAAGCCGAGTCGAATAATGCGGAAACCGAATATTTGCGGCACAAAGAACTTGTTGCCGAAGGCGCAATTTCTCAATCGGTAATGGACAGCAAACGACTGGCATTAGAAACAACTCGCCAGCAAGTTAAAGAATCCGAAGCCAATCTCAGCCGCATCAACAATACAGCCAAACAGCAGCTAGAAGAAGCCGAAGCAAATCTTGCCAGAATTAACAGTACAGCAATCCAGCAACTCAACGAAGCCGAAGCAAATCTTGCCCGCATTAACAGTACAGCCAAGCAGCAACTTAACGAAGCCGAAGCAAATCTCGATCGCATCAAAAATAGCGGCAGCGAACAACTGAAAGAAGCCCAAGCAACTCTTGACAAAATAGGCGAAGTACGCCCAGTAGATATCCAAGCAGCGCAAACCGAAATCAACAGCGCCATCGCCCAAGTCAAGCGCGCCCAAACCGAATTAAATCAAGCTTACATCCGCACTCCCAACCCCGGAAAGATTCTCAAAATTCATACCCGCGCCGGGGAAAAAATCAGCGATGACGGCATTGCAGACGTGGGAGAAACCCAGCAAATGGTAGTCGTCGCCGAAGTTTATCAAACTGACATCAGCAAAATTAAGCTGGGGCAAAAAGCAACCGTTACCAGCCAAGCCTTTGTAGGAGAATTGCCGGGAACAGTTCAAGAAATTGGGTTAAAAGTCAGCAAGCAAAACGTGTTTAGCAACCAGCCCGGAGAAAACTTGGACAGCCGAGTTGTGGAAGTAAAAATTCATCTGAATGCTGAAGCTAGCAAACAAGTTGCGGGATTGACAAATTTGCAGGTACAAGTAGCAATTAAAAATTAA
- a CDS encoding Vat family streptogramin A O-acetyltransferase, translating into MGELGPDPNLPYPMAHQRRVCFIKNFVKSPNIMVGDYSYYDDPIDPENFEKNVLYNYGSEKLIIGKFCAIATNVKFIMNGANHKLDGISTYPFPVFGNGWETAINLLIELPSKGDTVIGNDVWIGYESVIMPGVKIGDGAIIAAKSVVVKDVPAYTVVGGNPASVIKQRFNDAEVAQLLAIRWWDWEIDKISRNINLIMQSDIPALSNADRT; encoded by the coding sequence ATGGGAGAATTGGGGCCAGATCCAAACCTACCTTATCCGATGGCACACCAGCGCCGGGTTTGCTTTATCAAAAACTTTGTGAAATCGCCCAATATTATGGTAGGTGATTACTCTTACTATGACGATCCAATTGACCCGGAAAACTTCGAGAAAAACGTACTTTACAATTACGGGAGTGAAAAATTAATTATTGGTAAATTTTGTGCGATCGCCACCAACGTCAAATTTATCATGAACGGTGCCAACCACAAACTCGATGGCATTTCTACCTATCCATTCCCTGTCTTTGGCAACGGCTGGGAAACGGCAATTAATCTATTAATCGAACTGCCAAGTAAAGGCGATACCGTCATCGGTAATGATGTTTGGATCGGTTACGAATCGGTGATTATGCCGGGAGTTAAAATCGGTGACGGTGCGATTATCGCTGCTAAATCTGTTGTAGTAAAGGATGTTCCCGCTTATACCGTTGTTGGTGGAAATCCCGCAAGTGTAATCAAGCAGCGTTTCAACGATGCTGAGGTTGCACAACTGTTAGCAATTCGCTGGTGGGATTGGGAAATTGATAAAATTTCGCGCAACATTAACTTAATTATGCAATCTGATATTCCAGCGCTGAGTAATGCCGATCGGACTTAG